A stretch of the Thermoanaerobaculia bacterium genome encodes the following:
- the nadC gene encoding carboxylating nicotinate-nucleotide diphosphorylase, with product MIRPTPPYPLVYEALLRLALAEDLGRAGDITTEATIPPEAVASAQLVARSGGSIAGLPMARRVFALLDPAVEFDARVADGDVVTARTTLARISGPARAILTGERTALNLLGHLSGVATATRALVHAVAGTGAGIVCTRKTTPGLRALEKYAVRCGGGANHRFGLDDAVLIKDNHLVAAGGVAPAIERARALVGHLVKIECEVQTVAQLEDALAARADVILLDNMTPAELADAVKRIHGRAISEASGGVTLDNVRAVAESGVNLISVGWITHSAPTLDVALDFDA from the coding sequence ATGATCCGCCCGACGCCGCCCTATCCGCTGGTCTACGAGGCGCTCCTGCGCCTCGCATTGGCGGAGGACCTCGGCCGCGCCGGGGATATCACCACCGAAGCGACGATTCCCCCCGAGGCGGTCGCCAGCGCTCAGCTGGTGGCGCGCAGCGGCGGCTCGATCGCCGGACTGCCGATGGCGCGACGGGTGTTCGCGCTGCTCGATCCGGCGGTCGAGTTCGACGCCAGGGTTGCCGACGGCGACGTGGTGACGGCCAGGACGACTCTCGCGCGGATCAGCGGACCGGCGCGGGCGATCCTCACCGGCGAGCGCACGGCGCTCAATCTTCTCGGTCACCTCTCCGGCGTCGCGACCGCGACACGGGCCTTGGTGCATGCGGTCGCCGGAACAGGCGCCGGCATCGTCTGCACGCGCAAGACCACCCCCGGGCTGCGCGCCCTGGAGAAATACGCCGTGCGCTGCGGCGGCGGCGCGAACCACCGCTTCGGACTCGATGACGCGGTGCTCATCAAGGACAACCACCTGGTCGCTGCCGGGGGCGTCGCGCCAGCCATCGAGCGCGCACGCGCCCTCGTCGGTCACCTGGTGAAGATCGAGTGCGAGGTGCAGACGGTCGCGCAGCTCGAAGATGCACTCGCCGCCCGCGCCGACGTGATCCTGCTCGACAACATGACCCCCGCGGAGCTCGCGGACGCCGTCAAACGGATCCACGGGCGGGCGATCTCCGAAGCTTCGGGCGGCGTCACACTCGACAATGTGAGGGCCGTGGCCGAGAGCGGCGTGAACCTGATCTCGGTCGGCTGGATCACGCACTCGGCGCCGACTCTCGACGTGGCCCTCGACTTCGACGCATAG
- the lipA gene encoding lipoyl synthase, with protein sequence MSEKLVQIGGATPSARERRPQWLRIKLATPAKYHEVRKLVDGLNLNTVCKEAKCPNIYECWGEHGTATFMILGEICTRRCGFCAVTSGRPNPGVDAAEPRNVASAVATMGLRHAVITSVDRDDLPDGGARHWAAVIRAIHESTPSCAVEVLTPDFRGVPDALDIVLAAAPEVFSHNTETVPRLYRQARPGSRYDRTLALLAEASRRRDEGSFSGRVKTGIMLGLGETGDEVRATLADIRATGVEVLTIGQYLQPTPKHLPVDRYVHPDEFAAHKAHAMALGFLHCEAGPLVRSSYHAHEHVPPELRVPAAAG encoded by the coding sequence GTGAGCGAGAAACTCGTCCAGATCGGCGGCGCAACTCCGAGCGCCCGTGAGCGACGCCCGCAATGGCTGCGCATCAAGCTCGCGACGCCCGCGAAGTACCACGAGGTCCGCAAGCTCGTCGACGGGCTGAATCTGAACACGGTCTGCAAAGAGGCCAAGTGCCCCAACATCTACGAGTGCTGGGGCGAGCACGGTACGGCAACTTTCATGATCCTCGGGGAGATCTGCACGCGGCGCTGCGGCTTTTGCGCCGTGACCTCGGGCAGGCCGAATCCGGGAGTGGACGCGGCCGAGCCCAGGAACGTCGCCTCGGCGGTCGCCACGATGGGTCTGCGGCACGCCGTCATCACCTCGGTCGACCGCGACGACCTTCCGGATGGTGGCGCGCGTCACTGGGCGGCGGTGATCCGGGCGATTCACGAGAGCACGCCGTCCTGCGCGGTCGAGGTTCTGACGCCCGACTTTCGCGGTGTCCCGGATGCCCTCGACATCGTTCTGGCGGCGGCGCCGGAGGTCTTTTCGCACAACACGGAGACGGTGCCGCGGCTCTATCGCCAGGCCCGTCCGGGCAGCCGCTACGACCGCACGCTTGCGCTGCTCGCCGAGGCCTCGCGGCGGCGCGACGAGGGGAGCTTCTCCGGCCGGGTGAAGACCGGCATCATGCTGGGGCTCGGGGAGACGGGCGACGAGGTGCGCGCTACGCTCGCCGACATCCGGGCCACGGGAGTCGAGGTCCTCACCATCGGCCAGTACCTTCAGCCGACGCCGAAGCACCTTCCCGTCGATCGCTACGTCCATCCGGACGAGTTCGCGGCCCACAAGGCCCACGCCATGGCCTTGGGCTTCCTGCACTGCGAGGCCGGCCCCCTGGTGCGTTCGTCCTACCACGCCCACGAGCACGTACCGCCCGAATTGCGCGTCCCCGCCGCCGCCGGCTGA
- a CDS encoding DMT family transporter translates to MPSPREEPRAPSAAPSADRAAIVALLVVQVVFATLHVVGKVVLAEIPPLAFAATRVLIAVPLLTAMAWRHDRVMPTARDWRALALLGLLGVFANQVLYLVGLRFTTATNAGILMPSIPVFTVAAAALLGTERLTRRRVAGVALAAIGALVLLDPARLELGGQTSLGNLLVAGNCLCYAFYLVLLRPLLARLPWRTVVAGAFVTGGTATLLVSLPTLARVDWPEVHGATWLAIAYVGVFPTVGTYALNTWAVRRSSPSVAAAFTTLQPVFTALLATFFLHETFGWLQAAGFGLIVAGLVVVSQRR, encoded by the coding sequence ATGCCGTCGCCCCGGGAGGAACCACGCGCGCCCAGCGCGGCTCCGAGCGCCGACCGCGCCGCGATCGTCGCCCTCCTGGTCGTCCAGGTCGTCTTCGCCACGCTGCACGTGGTCGGGAAGGTCGTCCTGGCGGAGATCCCGCCGCTCGCCTTCGCCGCCACCCGCGTGCTGATCGCGGTGCCTCTGCTCACCGCCATGGCCTGGCGCCACGACCGGGTGATGCCGACAGCCCGGGATTGGCGCGCCCTCGCGCTGCTCGGCCTCCTCGGCGTCTTCGCCAACCAGGTGCTCTACCTCGTCGGTCTGCGATTCACCACGGCGACCAACGCCGGAATCCTGATGCCGTCGATTCCGGTCTTCACGGTCGCCGCGGCGGCGCTGCTGGGGACCGAGCGCCTCACCCGTCGCCGGGTCGCCGGCGTCGCACTCGCCGCCATCGGCGCGCTGGTGCTGCTCGACCCGGCACGGCTCGAGCTCGGCGGCCAGACCTCGCTGGGAAATCTCCTGGTGGCCGGCAACTGCCTCTGCTACGCCTTCTACCTGGTGCTGCTCCGACCGCTGCTCGCGCGACTCCCCTGGCGCACGGTGGTCGCCGGAGCTTTCGTCACCGGCGGGACGGCGACCTTGCTGGTGTCGTTGCCGACCCTGGCGAGGGTCGACTGGCCAGAGGTGCACGGCGCCACCTGGCTGGCGATCGCCTACGTCGGGGTCTTCCCGACCGTCGGCACCTACGCGCTCAACACCTGGGCCGTGCGACGCAGCTCACCCTCGGTCGCGGCAGCCTTTACCACCCTGCAGCCGGTCTTCACCGCGCTCCTCGCGACGTTCTTCCTGCACGAGACCTTCGGCTGGCTGCAGGCCGCGGGCTTCGGGCTGATCGTCGCGGGGTTGGTGGTCGTTTCGCAGCGGCGGTGA
- a CDS encoding GNAT family N-acetyltransferase, producing MSSEAIQVRSLTELDLDGIVRIGEKTRNRYEPDLWEGRVTYYLRRAPEGSVVAEIDGEVAGFMLGDIRSGEFGIEEECGWIEVLGVDPGFAGRGVGRALAGEMLKRYAARGVRRVRTMVDSSMPEVEAFFTRLGFEADTLRPYCMNLGKSQA from the coding sequence TTGTCTTCCGAGGCCATTCAAGTCCGTTCCCTGACCGAGCTCGATCTCGACGGCATTGTCCGGATCGGCGAAAAGACGCGTAACCGATATGAGCCTGATCTCTGGGAGGGGCGGGTGACCTACTACCTGCGCCGCGCCCCCGAGGGCTCGGTGGTCGCGGAGATCGACGGCGAGGTCGCCGGCTTCATGCTCGGCGACATCCGTTCGGGCGAGTTCGGGATCGAAGAGGAGTGCGGCTGGATCGAAGTCCTGGGCGTCGACCCGGGCTTCGCCGGGCGCGGCGTCGGTCGTGCGCTCGCCGGCGAGATGCTGAAGCGCTACGCGGCGCGCGGGGTGCGCAGGGTGCGAACGATGGTCGACAGTTCGATGCCGGAGGTCGAGGCTTTCTTCACCCGCCTCGGCTTCGAGGCCGACACACTGCGGCCTTATTGCATGAATCTGGGCAAGAGTCAGGCCTGA
- a CDS encoding phenylacetate-CoA oxygenase subunit PaaI, translated as MATETTEIPKKFHQAVERWRDTYLPDFGYLMENWDRYFPRDEKFRLCAYRECGMPCTIECGEDQGRAKYTRACDMKPEAAHHLVSAIRAQASTEFGSIQQHQLTLARAQDEEEQAMVLRMMAEELRHGYQMLHLLTDDDWQPVTGQTREQTVEEILSMKTGSHVLGAFNIDFESFVDNIVFCALIDRVGKYQLTLQKVSAYSPMADSMPQMLREEAFHLATGVVPLRRWVVKAAAGSPMITMEVIQKHLNKWVPRAYEMFGDERGGATNVKWGLKPMKNAESQDQYAKECAKVVRDLNMRYLRARLPELSLTDAEVGLATLERDRGSFRGVKFEELLRLPHREYGRRRGVPAFSWVGMDGERFESVESYLGHLTKTLPDGYRATRDFQDFVENLQAVAAGEKTADAAQKSMPQLRRVGGVCPCSKSVRWVAEEAIELPASAVGA; from the coding sequence ATGGCGACCGAAACGACCGAAATCCCGAAGAAGTTCCACCAGGCAGTGGAGCGCTGGCGGGACACCTATCTGCCCGACTTCGGATACCTGATGGAGAACTGGGACCGCTACTTTCCGCGCGACGAGAAATTCCGCCTGTGCGCCTATCGCGAGTGCGGGATGCCGTGCACCATCGAGTGCGGCGAGGATCAGGGCAGAGCGAAGTACACCCGGGCCTGCGACATGAAGCCCGAAGCGGCGCATCACCTGGTGAGCGCCATCCGCGCCCAGGCGTCGACCGAGTTCGGCTCGATCCAGCAGCATCAGTTGACCCTCGCCCGCGCTCAGGACGAAGAGGAACAGGCGATGGTGCTGCGCATGATGGCCGAGGAGCTGCGTCACGGCTACCAGATGCTGCACCTGCTGACCGACGACGACTGGCAGCCGGTCACCGGCCAGACCCGGGAGCAGACCGTCGAGGAGATCCTGTCGATGAAGACCGGCTCCCATGTGCTCGGCGCCTTCAATATCGACTTCGAATCGTTCGTGGACAACATCGTCTTCTGCGCCCTGATCGACCGGGTCGGCAAGTACCAGCTCACCCTGCAGAAGGTCTCGGCCTACTCGCCGATGGCGGACTCGATGCCGCAGATGCTGCGCGAGGAGGCGTTCCACCTCGCGACCGGCGTGGTTCCCCTGCGCCGCTGGGTGGTGAAGGCGGCGGCAGGTTCGCCGATGATCACCATGGAGGTCATCCAGAAACACCTCAACAAGTGGGTGCCGAGGGCCTACGAGATGTTCGGTGACGAGCGCGGCGGGGCGACCAACGTCAAATGGGGCCTGAAGCCGATGAAGAACGCCGAGTCCCAGGACCAGTATGCGAAAGAGTGCGCGAAAGTCGTCCGGGATCTCAACATGCGCTATCTGCGCGCCCGCCTTCCCGAGCTCTCGCTCACCGACGCCGAGGTCGGCCTCGCGACGCTCGAGCGCGATCGCGGCAGCTTCCGGGGCGTGAAGTTCGAGGAGCTCCTGCGCCTGCCGCACCGTGAGTACGGACGGCGTCGCGGTGTCCCGGCCTTCTCCTGGGTGGGGATGGATGGCGAGCGTTTCGAGAGCGTCGAGAGCTATCTCGGCCACCTCACGAAGACGCTTCCCGACGGCTATCGCGCCACCCGCGACTTCCAGGACTTCGTCGAGAACCTGCAGGCGGTGGCAGCCGGCGAGAAGACGGCTGACGCAGCGCAGAAGTCGATGCCGCAGCTGCGCCGCGTGGGTGGCGTCTGCCCCTGTTCGAAGTCGGTGCGCTGGGTCGCCGAAGAGGCGATCGAGCTGCCAGCCTCCGCGGTCGGCGCCTGA
- a CDS encoding proline dehydrogenase family protein, which yields MGIASWIIVKGLPLVPKAIVGRVASRYVAGEKLEDALAVVEKLSAEGAMATLDLLGEEVSERSKATAAADEYVRMLDAIAARGLPSNVSIKLTSLGLKIDAGFCQENVLRIVASAARHGNFVRIDMEDHSTTDRTLAIYREVFARHQNVGVVFQAYMRRTLADIAALPRAGANVRLCKGIYIEPRTVAWKGYETVRLNFLEALEKLLTSGIYVGIATHDEHLACGAVALVDRLKVPRERYEFQMLYGVDPELRRILLADGHRLRVYVPYGRDWYPYSTRRLRENPEVATHVLKGMFGAR from the coding sequence ATGGGAATCGCGAGCTGGATCATCGTCAAGGGACTGCCGCTGGTCCCGAAGGCCATCGTTGGACGCGTAGCGAGCCGGTATGTCGCTGGCGAGAAGCTCGAAGATGCCCTGGCCGTGGTGGAGAAGCTCTCCGCCGAAGGTGCCATGGCGACTCTCGACCTGCTGGGAGAAGAGGTTTCCGAGCGCTCCAAGGCGACCGCCGCCGCCGACGAGTACGTCCGAATGCTCGACGCCATCGCGGCGCGCGGCCTGCCGTCGAACGTCTCGATCAAGCTGACCTCGCTGGGTCTCAAGATCGACGCCGGCTTCTGCCAGGAGAACGTCCTGCGCATCGTCGCCTCGGCGGCGCGGCACGGGAATTTCGTGCGCATCGACATGGAGGACCACTCGACCACCGACCGGACGCTCGCGATCTACCGCGAGGTCTTCGCCCGGCACCAGAACGTGGGCGTGGTCTTTCAGGCCTACATGCGCCGCACGCTCGCCGATATTGCCGCGCTGCCCAGGGCCGGCGCCAACGTCCGGCTGTGCAAGGGGATCTACATCGAGCCGCGGACGGTGGCCTGGAAGGGCTATGAGACCGTCCGGCTGAACTTCCTCGAGGCGCTCGAGAAGCTGCTCACATCGGGGATCTACGTCGGCATCGCGACCCACGACGAGCACCTGGCCTGTGGCGCGGTCGCGCTCGTCGACCGACTGAAGGTGCCGCGCGAGCGCTACGAGTTCCAGATGCTCTACGGCGTCGACCCCGAGCTCCGGAGGATCCTCCTCGCCGACGGCCACCGGCTGCGGGTCTACGTGCCCTACGGTCGCGACTGGTACCCCTACTCGACGCGTCGCCTGCGCGAGAACCCGGAGGTCGCCACCCACGTCCTCAAGGGCATGTTCGGTGCCCGCTGA
- a CDS encoding type 1 glutamine amidotransferase: protein MPAEDRLAGLQVLLLQIRDEPEVERQEQDCFIHFSGLRPEQFTFRNLVNRPDLALHDAVGFDAVVIGGAGAHSVTEEYPFTGPLTTLVRDLVARRRPLFGSCWGHQFIAKALGGTVITDLERKELGTFDIELTAAGEADPWLAGLPRRFGVQLGHHDRVVRLPEGAVELAASVLCPNQAFCLRDAPVYGAQFHVELDRERMLDRANVYREEYLSDHGAMASLEQALGPSPESATLLRRFLDRVVAAGGRRAEVSGR, encoded by the coding sequence GTGCCCGCTGAGGATCGGCTGGCCGGGCTCCAGGTCCTTCTCCTGCAGATTCGCGACGAGCCCGAGGTCGAGCGCCAGGAGCAGGACTGTTTCATCCACTTCTCCGGCCTCCGTCCCGAGCAGTTCACCTTCCGGAACCTCGTCAACCGGCCCGACCTCGCTCTGCACGACGCGGTCGGCTTCGACGCTGTCGTGATCGGTGGCGCCGGAGCGCACTCGGTGACCGAGGAGTATCCATTCACCGGGCCGCTCACGACGCTGGTCCGTGACTTGGTCGCTCGGCGTCGGCCGCTGTTCGGTTCCTGCTGGGGGCACCAGTTCATTGCCAAGGCGCTCGGCGGCACGGTGATCACCGATCTCGAGCGCAAAGAGCTCGGAACGTTCGACATCGAGCTCACCGCGGCGGGCGAGGCCGACCCCTGGCTGGCGGGCCTGCCGCGCCGGTTCGGGGTTCAGCTCGGCCACCACGACCGCGTCGTCCGGCTGCCGGAGGGGGCCGTCGAGCTCGCGGCGAGCGTTCTCTGCCCCAACCAGGCGTTTTGCCTGCGCGACGCGCCGGTCTATGGCGCGCAGTTCCACGTCGAGCTCGATCGCGAGAGGATGCTCGACCGGGCGAACGTCTATCGCGAGGAGTACCTCTCCGACCACGGTGCGATGGCGAGCCTGGAACAGGCCCTGGGCCCGAGCCCGGAGTCCGCGACCCTCCTGCGGCGCTTCCTCGACCGGGTCGTCGCTGCCGGCGGTCGGCGGGCTGAAGTGTCCGGCCGATAG
- a CDS encoding GGDEF domain-containing protein, with the protein MSRARQRQPSTDSFRLEELDDRQRTGAITLANRDAEEEASGRPALEANVILIAHPENARLGTRYRLVSGSTLEIGRADNVDISLPEVRSISRSHARLRYQGRKVTVEDAGSTNGTFVNDQRVDGPALLRSGDRFQVGSVHFKFLHEQDVEHAYHEAIYQMVMRDGLTEALNQRKFHEELAREFSRAERHDRPLTLVLFDLDSFKEVNDTHGHLCGDMVLKQVAASVREHIRPEQVFARLGGDEFAVLCPETGLQGGQGLAEKLRDRLAELKFAREGAVFSISCSFGIAERDGGMATDQALFEAADRALYLAKGAGRNRVVAQSNPPVLPAPPAA; encoded by the coding sequence GTGAGCCGCGCCAGACAGAGGCAGCCCTCGACCGACAGCTTTCGTCTCGAGGAGCTGGATGACCGGCAGCGCACCGGGGCGATCACCCTCGCCAATCGTGACGCCGAAGAAGAGGCTTCCGGGCGTCCGGCGCTCGAGGCCAACGTCATCCTGATCGCCCATCCGGAGAATGCCCGGCTCGGCACGCGCTACCGCCTGGTCTCCGGTTCGACGCTCGAGATCGGCCGCGCCGACAACGTCGACATCAGTCTCCCCGAAGTGCGTTCGATCTCGCGCAGTCACGCCCGGTTGCGCTATCAGGGCCGCAAGGTCACGGTCGAGGACGCGGGTTCGACGAACGGCACTTTCGTGAACGACCAGCGGGTGGACGGGCCGGCGCTGCTCCGGAGCGGTGACCGTTTCCAGGTCGGATCGGTGCACTTCAAGTTCCTGCACGAACAGGACGTCGAGCACGCGTACCACGAAGCGATCTACCAGATGGTCATGCGCGATGGGCTCACCGAGGCGCTCAACCAGCGCAAGTTCCACGAGGAGCTCGCCCGGGAGTTCTCTCGCGCCGAGCGCCATGACCGGCCGCTGACACTGGTGCTGTTCGACCTCGACAGCTTCAAGGAGGTCAACGACACCCACGGTCACCTTTGTGGCGACATGGTGCTCAAGCAGGTGGCGGCATCGGTGCGCGAGCACATCCGGCCGGAGCAGGTCTTCGCCCGCCTCGGTGGGGACGAGTTCGCAGTCCTGTGCCCCGAGACCGGGCTCCAGGGCGGTCAAGGGCTGGCCGAGAAGCTCCGCGACCGGCTGGCGGAGCTCAAGTTCGCGCGTGAAGGCGCGGTCTTCTCGATCTCGTGCTCGTTCGGCATCGCCGAGCGCGACGGCGGCATGGCCACCGACCAGGCTCTCTTCGAGGCCGCGGACCGGGCGCTCTACCTCGCCAAGGGCGCCGGCCGGAATCGCGTGGTGGCACAGTCGAATCCGCCGGTGCTGCCGGCGCCACCAGCAGCTTGA
- a CDS encoding YkgJ family cysteine cluster protein — MSRKPHFFNCSKCPAHCCSYDHIEAKPADVERLAKHHGLPVEVASKRFTKLVPGGSLRVLRHQKDAIFGSVCQFLNLETRQCGIYDARPRICREHPGSVRCGFYDFLCSERELQDDPDYVPSFTRG, encoded by the coding sequence ATGTCGCGCAAGCCCCATTTCTTCAACTGCTCGAAGTGCCCTGCGCACTGCTGTTCGTACGACCACATCGAGGCCAAGCCGGCCGACGTCGAACGACTCGCGAAGCACCACGGCCTTCCCGTCGAAGTCGCGTCGAAGCGCTTCACGAAGCTGGTCCCGGGCGGCAGTCTTCGCGTCCTGCGGCACCAGAAGGACGCCATCTTCGGTTCTGTTTGCCAGTTCCTGAACCTCGAAACACGGCAGTGCGGCATCTACGACGCCCGGCCCCGAATCTGTCGCGAGCATCCCGGCAGCGTACGCTGCGGCTTCTACGATTTCCTCTGCTCCGAGCGCGAGTTGCAGGACGATCCTGACTATGTGCCGTCGTTTACCCGAGGCTAG
- the recN gene encoding DNA repair protein RecN — MLRRLSVKNLAVLAGGEIELAPGLNVLTGETGAGKSLVVDSLALLAGARAAGDLIREGTEGATVSGIFECDEALRARLRESGIEVADDGDGDELVIRREISREGRNRVYVQDQPVTLRLLQELAPRLLRIHGQRDELGLADPELQRQWLDRLGGEEGLEAAARVAARYAEHALAAERLERLQGDARLRAERIDLLRFQLGEIAAAQPVAGEEEELRRSRDLLRHREAIVRALGGAFSMLYEGDDAVADRLATARHGLAEVVQWEATAAAAIPELDEIAARVQELARELRGRLDAAGADSEPGRLDEIEDRLALLERLFRKYGATSSELLESQRRLKEELAELDDSQENRAALEQAAGRTLEAYRAAASQLSRLRAVWATELVQRLERELTDLALARARFGVSLETTRRAGSALEIDGEGVEFGPHGFDRVVFQFAPNPGEPMMPLSRIASGGELARVSLALQLAARGEEVAGGPTMVFDEADAGVGGAEGSALGKKLRRLAKRGQILAVTHLAQVASCGHVQHRVTKRVRSGRTFADVERLDRAERVAEIARMLSGEKVTALSRSHAEEMLIAAGEKR; from the coding sequence ATGCTGCGCCGACTCAGCGTGAAGAATCTGGCGGTACTGGCGGGGGGCGAGATCGAGCTCGCTCCCGGTCTGAACGTGCTCACCGGTGAGACTGGTGCCGGCAAGTCGCTGGTGGTCGACTCGCTGGCGCTCCTCGCGGGCGCCCGCGCAGCCGGCGACCTGATCCGCGAAGGAACCGAGGGCGCGACCGTCTCGGGAATCTTCGAGTGCGACGAAGCGCTGCGGGCGCGGCTCCGCGAATCCGGAATCGAAGTCGCCGACGATGGCGACGGCGACGAGCTCGTCATCCGGCGCGAGATCTCGCGCGAGGGGCGTAACCGGGTCTACGTCCAGGATCAACCGGTCACGCTGCGCCTCTTGCAGGAGCTCGCGCCGCGATTGCTGCGCATTCACGGCCAGCGCGACGAGCTCGGGCTCGCCGATCCGGAGCTCCAGCGCCAGTGGCTCGACCGTCTCGGCGGCGAGGAGGGGCTCGAGGCCGCGGCGCGTGTCGCGGCGCGCTATGCCGAGCATGCTCTCGCGGCCGAACGCCTCGAGCGTCTGCAGGGTGACGCCCGCCTGCGCGCCGAACGAATCGATCTGCTGCGCTTCCAGCTCGGCGAGATCGCAGCGGCGCAGCCGGTCGCCGGCGAGGAAGAGGAGCTGCGCCGGAGCCGCGACCTCCTGCGCCATCGCGAGGCGATCGTGCGCGCCCTCGGCGGAGCGTTCTCGATGCTCTACGAAGGCGACGACGCGGTCGCCGACCGGCTCGCCACGGCACGGCACGGCCTCGCCGAGGTCGTGCAATGGGAGGCGACGGCGGCGGCCGCCATTCCCGAGCTCGACGAGATCGCGGCCCGGGTCCAGGAGCTGGCACGCGAGCTGCGCGGCCGCCTCGATGCCGCCGGTGCCGACAGCGAACCCGGGCGCCTCGACGAGATCGAAGACCGGTTGGCGCTCCTCGAGCGGCTCTTCCGCAAGTACGGTGCGACCAGCTCGGAGCTCCTCGAATCGCAGCGGCGGCTCAAGGAGGAGCTCGCCGAGCTCGACGACTCGCAGGAGAATCGCGCCGCCCTCGAGCAGGCCGCCGGCCGCACGCTCGAGGCCTATCGCGCCGCCGCCTCGCAGCTCAGCCGCCTGCGGGCCGTCTGGGCGACCGAGCTCGTCCAGCGGCTCGAACGCGAGCTCACCGACCTGGCGCTCGCCCGGGCGCGCTTCGGCGTCAGCCTCGAGACGACGCGGCGCGCAGGAAGCGCCCTCGAGATCGACGGGGAGGGCGTCGAGTTCGGTCCACACGGCTTCGACCGGGTCGTCTTTCAGTTCGCACCCAACCCGGGGGAGCCGATGATGCCGCTGTCGCGCATCGCCTCCGGTGGCGAGCTGGCGCGGGTTTCGCTCGCCCTGCAGCTCGCGGCGCGGGGTGAAGAGGTCGCCGGCGGTCCGACGATGGTCTTCGACGAGGCCGACGCCGGCGTCGGCGGCGCCGAAGGGTCGGCGCTGGGGAAGAAGCTCCGGCGGTTGGCGAAGCGCGGACAGATCCTCGCCGTGACCCACCTCGCCCAGGTTGCAAGCTGCGGGCACGTGCAGCACCGCGTGACGAAGCGAGTGCGGAGCGGACGGACGTTCGCCGACGTGGAGCGGTTGGATCGCGCCGAGCGCGTCGCCGAGATCGCCCGCATGCTGTCGGGCGAGAAAGTGACCGCGCTGTCGCGCTCGCACGCCGAGGAGATGCTGATCGCGGCAGGAGAGAAGCGATGA
- a CDS encoding L-threonylcarbamoyladenylate synthase: MTAAELLAAGGVLAVPTESSYGLGVDPRDAQGIEAIYRLKGRERGKALPVVAADVAQLLALGVQADSQALAWARPRWPAALTVVLPLTAPIAASAGAPTIAARIPAHEGLRALLGELGHALTATSANPSGEPPLTNPNEVRSWLEASAEKFLVVDQGTTAGGAPSTLVALSDGEVVILRKGRDEVG; this comes from the coding sequence ATGACCGCAGCGGAGCTGCTCGCGGCCGGCGGAGTGCTGGCCGTCCCTACCGAGTCGAGCTATGGCCTCGGAGTCGATCCGCGCGACGCGCAGGGTATCGAGGCGATCTACCGGCTGAAGGGTCGCGAGCGCGGCAAGGCCCTGCCCGTCGTTGCGGCGGACGTCGCGCAGCTGCTCGCCCTCGGTGTTCAGGCCGACTCGCAAGCCCTGGCCTGGGCCCGGCCGCGCTGGCCGGCAGCGCTGACGGTGGTGTTGCCGCTCACCGCGCCGATCGCGGCGAGCGCTGGCGCCCCGACGATCGCGGCCCGCATTCCCGCGCACGAAGGCCTCCGTGCGCTGCTGGGCGAGCTCGGCCACGCCCTCACCGCGACCAGCGCCAACCCGAGCGGCGAGCCGCCGCTCACGAATCCGAACGAAGTCCGGTCCTGGCTCGAGGCATCCGCCGAGAAGTTCCTCGTCGTAGATCAGGGTACGACCGCTGGCGGCGCGCCCTCGACCCTGGTCGCGTTGAGCGACGGAGAGGTCGTCATCCTCAGGAAGGGCCGAGATGAAGTTGGTTGA
- the coaD gene encoding pantetheine-phosphate adenylyltransferase gives MSRRVAVYPGSFDPIHNGHLDIIERCRPMFDEVVIAVLHNEDKNPLFTVEERMEMIRALVGNDGIFRVESFSGLLVEFMEQIRSRTIVRGLRAVSDFEYEFQMALMNRHLNPRIETVFMMPKEEYSYVSSRLLKEVSRFGAEITGLVPPLVFDRLREKQGRGPLTQVSRGLRPEEAL, from the coding sequence ATGAGCCGTCGCGTCGCGGTCTACCCCGGCTCGTTCGATCCGATCCACAATGGCCACCTCGACATCATCGAGCGTTGCCGGCCGATGTTCGACGAGGTGGTCATTGCGGTGCTGCACAACGAGGACAAGAACCCGCTCTTCACGGTGGAGGAGCGCATGGAGATGATCCGGGCGCTGGTGGGTAACGACGGGATCTTCCGCGTCGAGAGCTTTTCGGGCCTCCTGGTCGAGTTCATGGAGCAGATCCGGTCGCGCACCATCGTGCGCGGCCTGCGGGCGGTTTCGGATTTCGAGTACGAGTTCCAGATGGCGCTGATGAACCGGCATCTGAATCCGCGCATCGAGACCGTCTTCATGATGCCCAAGGAGGAGTACAGCTACGTCTCCAGCCGGCTGCTCAAGGAGGTCTCGCGCTTCGGCGCCGAGATCACCGGTCTCGTGCCGCCGCTGGTATTCGATCGGCTGCGCGAGAAACAGGGGCGCGGCCCGCTCACCCAGGTTTCCCGGGGACTTCGTCCCGAGGAGGCACTCTGA